In Flavobacteriales bacterium, the following proteins share a genomic window:
- a CDS encoding lamin tail domain-containing protein gives MKKALFSLLFVASVAAVQAQCSDVFFSEYVEGSGNSKAVEIYNPTANPINLSQYTLKRYSNGGTSNPDVLQLSGMIQPYDVVVVVNGQTDTVDLGGGSTSPPADPALQAMADILDNDYPAPCYFNGDDALTIEKGANIIDIFGKVGEDPGDAWTTDTAANFTDANGGRWWTRNHTLIRKANVEDGITNNPSLFNPAVEYDSLPEDTWEYLGAHGCTCDPNYVSLAEYQKAGLSLYPNPAKSGSSITLSASERMESYEVYSLVGQQIAAGRIFSPDKFVTLTGLKGKPGVYFVQVRLSNGETVTKKFILQ, from the coding sequence ATGAAGAAAGCACTATTCTCTCTCCTTTTTGTTGCTTCAGTAGCTGCGGTTCAGGCGCAGTGTAGCGACGTTTTCTTTTCGGAATACGTAGAAGGTTCCGGAAACAGCAAAGCAGTCGAGATCTATAATCCGACCGCTAACCCTATCAACCTCAGCCAGTATACACTCAAGCGCTACTCGAACGGGGGAACATCGAATCCGGACGTATTGCAGTTGTCGGGTATGATTCAGCCATACGATGTAGTTGTTGTGGTCAATGGACAAACCGACACAGTGGACCTCGGAGGTGGATCAACTTCACCGCCCGCTGACCCCGCACTTCAGGCCATGGCCGATATTCTCGATAACGACTACCCGGCTCCTTGCTATTTCAATGGAGACGATGCTTTGACCATTGAAAAAGGTGCGAACATCATCGACATTTTCGGAAAAGTAGGTGAAGATCCGGGTGATGCTTGGACCACAGATACTGCCGCCAACTTTACAGATGCGAATGGCGGACGCTGGTGGACGAGAAACCATACCTTGATCCGTAAGGCCAATGTTGAAGACGGTATTACGAATAATCCATCATTGTTTAATCCGGCAGTAGAATACGACTCACTTCCCGAAGATACTTGGGAATATCTTGGTGCTCACGGCTGCACGTGTGACCCTAATTACGTGAGTTTGGCGGAATACCAAAAAGCCGGCTTGAGCTTGTATCCAAATCCGGCCAAATCCGGATCCTCAATTACCTTGAGTGCTTCTGAGCGCATGGAATCGTATGAGGTTTACTCGTTGGTGGGTCAGCAAATTGCGGCAGGTCGAATTTTCTCGCCGGATAAATTCGTTACCCTCACCGGATTGAAGGGGAAGCCAGGCGTTTATTTCGTTCAGGTTCGATTGAGTAACGGTGAAACGGTTACCAAGAAATTCATTCTTCAATGA